One Rhinoderma darwinii isolate aRhiDar2 chromosome 6, aRhiDar2.hap1, whole genome shotgun sequence DNA window includes the following coding sequences:
- the LOC142656502 gene encoding noggin-2-like, whose amino-acid sequence MKRINLPQAVLLCSCLVLVHHQGSCQPFLRFRPSPSGDLPVLPVIEQPDPEQDPKEQDLDERTLRKKLGSNFDPNFMAVVLPNLVNTSTQDSLTKTKTLGSLPIELKKMDLSEAPYGGRIKMGKKARRKFLQWLWAYTYCPVLYTWKDLGIRFWPRFIKEGQCFGEKSCSLPEGMYCRPHKSVTKIFLRWHCQGWSRQRFCTWIPFQYPILSECKCSC is encoded by the coding sequence ATGAAGAGGATAAATCTGCCTCAGGCAGTTCTTCTTTGCTCCTGTCTGGTTTTAGTGCACCATCAGGGGTCCTGTCAACCATTTCTCAGGTTTCGACCTTCTCCAAGTGGAGACTTACCCGTCTTACCTGTTATTGAGCAACCAGATCCAGAACAGGATCCAAAAGAGCAGGACTTGGATGAGAGGACATTGAGAAAGAAACTTGGCAGCAACTTTGACCCCAACTTTATGGCAGTGGTTTTGCCCAACCTTGTTAACACGTCCACCCAGGACTCATTGACAAAAACTAAAACCCTTGGCTCACTACCAATTGAGCTCAAGAAGATGGACCTCAGTGAAGCACCTTATGGTGGCAGGATCAAGATGGGCAAGAAAGCCAGACGAAAGTTCTTACAATGGTTGTGGGCTTACACTTACTGCCCAGTACTGTACACCTGGAAGGACCTAGGGATCAGGTTTTGGCCAAGGTTCATCAAGGAAGGACAATGTTTCGGAGAGAAGTCCTGCTCCTTACCAGAGGGTATGTACTGCAGGCCCCATAAATCTGTCACCAAGATTTTCTTAAGGTGGCACTGCCAGGGCTGGTCGAGGCAACGGTTCTGCACATGGATCCCTTTCCAGTATCCGATATTATCAGAGTGCAAGTGCTCGTGTTAA